In Phaeobacter porticola, one DNA window encodes the following:
- a CDS encoding YifB family Mg chelatase-like AAA ATPase codes for MISRAYTVAFQGIEARPVEVQCAVAPGLPAFSIVGLPDKAVSEARERVRSALAIMSIALPSRRITVNLSPADLPKEGSHFDLPIALALLAAIEIIPAEAASETIALGELSLDGSLVPVVGALPAAMAAASEGRRLLCPRASGAEAAWVSDATVIGASGLSDVVRHFTGQMVITPAEPGEVIDIPATKDLRDVKGQERAKRALEIAAAGRHHLFMVGAPGSGKSMLAARLPSILPVLTPAEALETSMIQSLCGLIDEGGICRNRPYREPHHTASMAAIVGGGRRAQPGEISLAHNGVLFLDELPEFSRAVLETLRQPLETGHVNVARANAHVSYPSRFMLVAAANPCKCGALSDPSRACARAPQCSADYLGRISGPLIDRFDLRVDVPPVGFADLDLPSAGETSDQIALRVAIAREVQASRYRDHPGLRQNADAEGQLLEDIAPPDTESRTLLLQAAERFGLTARGYHRVLRVARTIADLEGAEEVRRPHFAEALSFRIAA; via the coding sequence ATGATTTCGCGCGCGTATACCGTTGCCTTTCAAGGCATTGAGGCCCGCCCGGTTGAGGTGCAATGCGCTGTCGCACCCGGCTTGCCTGCCTTTTCCATCGTAGGTCTACCGGACAAGGCAGTCAGCGAGGCGCGTGAACGGGTGCGCTCCGCCCTTGCGATCATGTCGATCGCCCTGCCCTCGCGCCGGATCACGGTCAACCTGTCGCCTGCGGATCTGCCCAAGGAGGGTAGCCATTTTGACCTGCCCATTGCGCTGGCGCTGCTGGCAGCGATTGAGATTATTCCGGCAGAAGCAGCATCAGAGACCATTGCCCTTGGCGAACTGTCCCTTGACGGCAGCCTTGTGCCGGTGGTGGGCGCCCTGCCCGCAGCCATGGCCGCTGCCAGCGAGGGGCGGAGGCTGCTCTGCCCCAGAGCCTCGGGCGCCGAGGCCGCCTGGGTCAGTGATGCAACCGTGATTGGCGCCAGCGGGCTGTCAGACGTCGTGCGGCATTTCACGGGGCAAATGGTGATCACGCCTGCCGAACCCGGTGAGGTCATCGACATCCCCGCTACAAAGGACTTGCGCGATGTGAAAGGACAGGAGCGGGCCAAACGCGCGCTTGAGATTGCTGCCGCCGGGCGACACCATCTGTTTATGGTGGGGGCACCGGGATCGGGCAAATCCATGCTGGCTGCGCGACTGCCGTCGATTCTGCCGGTTCTAACGCCAGCCGAGGCGCTGGAAACCTCAATGATCCAGTCCCTGTGCGGATTGATCGACGAAGGGGGCATTTGTCGCAATCGGCCATACCGGGAACCCCATCACACCGCGTCGATGGCAGCCATCGTTGGCGGTGGCAGGCGAGCACAACCCGGCGAGATCAGCCTGGCCCATAACGGGGTCTTGTTTCTGGATGAGTTACCAGAGTTCAGCCGTGCTGTGCTGGAAACCCTGCGCCAACCGCTGGAAACCGGCCATGTGAATGTGGCGCGTGCAAATGCCCATGTCAGCTACCCCAGCCGTTTCATGCTGGTGGCCGCTGCCAACCCCTGCAAATGCGGTGCCTTGAGCGATCCCAGCCGCGCCTGTGCCCGCGCGCCGCAATGTTCGGCGGATTATCTGGGACGCATTTCCGGCCCGTTGATCGACCGGTTTGATCTGCGAGTCGATGTGCCGCCTGTTGGGTTCGCCGATCTGGATCTGCCCAGTGCGGGCGAAACATCTGATCAGATCGCCCTAAGGGTGGCCATCGCCCGCGAGGTTCAGGCCAGCCGCTACCGTGATCATCCGGGGCTGCGCCAGAACGCTGATGCCGAGGGGCAGCTGCTGGAAGATATAGCGCCCCCCGATACCGAGAGCCGCACGCTGTTGTTACAAGCGGCAGAGCGGTTTGGACTGACCGCGCGCGGCTATCACCGAGTATTGCGTGTGGCCCGCACCATTGCGGACCTAGAGGGGGCGGAAGAGGTCCGCCGCCCCCATTTTGCAGAGGCGCTCAGCTTTCGTATTGCCGCCTGA
- a CDS encoding HesA/MoeB/ThiF family protein — protein sequence MIAVVFLAAVIWWGGGFVGFDRRLRRVLLAVLYLALLAIHLTLPEGANLRQATGGSVAPWLMLAGAVVLVLVYRQGLRSLRRRAQPAADATPAAKAKSDKFSETELERYARHIVLRELGGPGQKKLRRARVLVIGAGGLGAPALQYLAAAGVGTIGVIDDDAVENANLQRQVIHRDDDIGRPKVFSAKSAMEAQNPYVTVRPYHRRLTDDIAADLFAEYDLILDGSDNFDTRYLANRIAVALGKPLISGALSQWEGQISLFHPAVDGPCYQCIFPEVPAPGLAPSCSEAGVVGPLPGVIGAMMALEAVKEISGAGAVLRGEMLIYDGLYSDSRKISLRAQPDCPVCAGGAAVTQPKKVG from the coding sequence ATGATTGCGGTGGTCTTTCTAGCAGCCGTGATCTGGTGGGGCGGCGGTTTTGTCGGCTTTGACCGTCGGCTGCGGCGCGTGCTGCTGGCCGTTCTCTATCTGGCGCTGCTGGCGATCCATCTGACCCTGCCAGAGGGGGCCAACCTGCGTCAGGCCACGGGCGGGTCTGTTGCGCCCTGGCTGATGCTGGCCGGTGCTGTGGTGTTGGTGCTGGTCTATCGGCAGGGCCTCAGGTCGCTGCGCCGTCGTGCCCAGCCAGCGGCAGATGCAACGCCTGCGGCCAAGGCAAAATCTGATAAATTCTCCGAAACCGAACTGGAACGTTACGCCCGCCATATTGTCTTGCGGGAGCTGGGTGGACCGGGGCAGAAAAAACTGCGCAGGGCGCGGGTTCTTGTGATCGGCGCCGGCGGGCTTGGTGCGCCTGCGTTGCAATATCTGGCGGCGGCGGGTGTTGGCACCATCGGGGTGATTGACGATGACGCGGTTGAGAATGCCAATCTTCAGCGCCAGGTCATTCACCGGGATGACGATATCGGGCGGCCCAAGGTGTTTTCGGCCAAATCGGCTATGGAGGCGCAAAATCCCTATGTCACGGTACGGCCCTATCATCGTCGCCTGACCGACGACATCGCTGCGGATCTCTTTGCTGAGTATGACTTAATTCTGGATGGCAGCGACAATTTCGACACCCGCTATCTGGCCAACCGCATTGCTGTGGCCTTGGGCAAGCCTTTGATATCAGGCGCTTTATCGCAATGGGAGGGGCAGATTTCCCTGTTTCATCCGGCTGTTGATGGTCCCTGCTATCAATGTATATTTCCCGAGGTGCCAGCGCCCGGACTGGCGCCCAGTTGTTCCGAGGCAGGCGTTGTTGGTCCATTGCCCGGCGTGATTGGCGCTATGATGGCGCTAGAGGCGGTCAAGGAAATCAGTGGCGCTGGGGCAGTTCTGCGCGGCGAGATGTTGATCTACGACGGGTTATATTCAGACAGCCGCAAGATCAGCCTGCGCGCGCAACCGGATTGCCCGGTCTGCGCAGGCGGTGCGGCGGTAACGCAGCCTAAGAAGGTAGGGTAA
- the cobU gene encoding bifunctional adenosylcobinamide kinase/adenosylcobinamide-phosphate guanylyltransferase yields MPSKVTFILGGAASGKSAYAEKLCVNSRKDRIYLATSQVFDTEMRAKIDRHLVQRGPGWTTYEAPMELASVLDSLNETQICLLDCATMWLSNQMLAEADLNTAQDVLLAALERCTADVVVVSNEVGHGIVPDNALARQFREAQGRLNIALAQIAPTVIQVTAGLPRALKGQL; encoded by the coding sequence GTGCCGTCTAAAGTCACATTCATTCTGGGCGGTGCCGCGTCGGGCAAATCGGCCTATGCCGAGAAACTCTGCGTAAACTCTCGTAAAGACAGAATATATCTGGCCACTTCACAAGTGTTTGATACCGAGATGCGCGCCAAGATTGACCGCCACCTGGTCCAGCGTGGCCCCGGTTGGACCACATATGAGGCCCCGATGGAGCTCGCGTCAGTGCTCGACTCGCTGAACGAGACCCAAATCTGTCTCCTGGACTGCGCAACCATGTGGCTCAGCAATCAGATGCTGGCCGAGGCCGATCTTAACACCGCACAGGACGTGCTGTTGGCGGCGCTGGAGCGTTGCACGGCTGACGTGGTCGTCGTGTCCAACGAGGTTGGTCATGGCATCGTGCCGGACAATGCGCTGGCGCGCCAATTTCGAGAGGCGCAGGGGCGATTGAACATCGCCCTGGCACAGATCGCCCCCACAGTGATCCAGGTGACCGCAGGGCTGCCGCGCGCGCTGAAAGGACAGCTATGA
- a CDS encoding glutathione S-transferase — protein MTYQLYIGDRKYSSWSLRGWLMLEKFNLPHEVSLIEMFSGTMKDRMAALAPARLLPTLQLPDGTVIGETVAIAETLAERHPEAGMWPEDSRQRATARWLMAEMASGFGALRSACPMQLAHIYQGFEPSNAVLADLKRIETLFAHARDVSGSKDGWLFGSYSIADAFYAPVAARIVGFDLPISDEMRAYCHLTLSDPVLRRWQAQIDEVAYAADPYPIDLPHKPWQLA, from the coding sequence ATGACATATCAACTCTATATCGGTGATCGCAAGTATTCCAGCTGGTCGTTGCGCGGCTGGCTGATGCTGGAAAAATTCAACCTGCCCCATGAGGTCTCCTTGATTGAGATGTTTTCGGGCACCATGAAGGACAGAATGGCGGCGCTGGCGCCTGCGCGGCTGCTGCCCACGCTGCAACTCCCCGATGGGACAGTGATTGGCGAGACCGTCGCCATTGCGGAGACACTGGCAGAGCGCCACCCCGAGGCAGGCATGTGGCCCGAGGATTCGCGCCAGCGCGCTACCGCGCGGTGGTTGATGGCCGAGATGGCGTCAGGCTTTGGCGCCTTGCGCAGTGCTTGCCCAATGCAATTGGCGCATATCTATCAAGGGTTTGAACCATCAAACGCTGTTCTGGCAGATCTGAAGCGGATTGAAACGCTGTTTGCCCACGCACGCGATGTGTCCGGCAGCAAGGATGGCTGGCTCTTTGGCAGCTATTCCATTGCGGATGCGTTCTATGCGCCGGTTGCCGCGCGCATTGTCGGGTTTGACCTGCCGATATCGGACGAGATGCGCGCCTATTGCCATTTGACGCTGTCCGATCCGGTGCTACGCCGCTGGCAGGCGCAGATCGACGAAGTCGCCTATGCAGCGGATCCCTATCCCATCGACCTGCCACACAAGCCTTGGCAACTGGCCTGA
- the coaBC gene encoding bifunctional phosphopantothenoylcysteine decarboxylase/phosphopantothenate--cysteine ligase CoaBC, producing MLANKRILLIIGGGIAAYKSLELIRRLQDQGAEVVPVLTKAGEEFVTPLSVSALAGQAVHRDLFDLTAEAEMGHIQLSRSADLLVVAPATADLMAKMANGHANDLASTLLLATDTPVLLAPAMNVRMWQHPATQRNLEILLEDGITCVGPDEGGMACGEFGPGRLAEPVAIVAAITARLTVGPLSGRRIVVTSGPTHEPIDPVRYIANRSSGAQGTALARALRDLGAEVVFITGPASVAPPDGVEVVAVETAQEMADAVNAALPADAGVFAAAVADWRVTSASDRKLKKSKDGLPEMEFAENSDILKTVSHLDEGRPRLVVGFAAETNDVVENATAKRLRKGCDWIVANDVSPATGIMGGSENAVVLISDQGAESWPRMGKDTVARQLADRIAAALTD from the coding sequence ATGCTGGCGAACAAACGTATTCTCCTTATCATCGGCGGCGGGATTGCCGCCTATAAATCGCTGGAGCTGATCCGCCGTCTACAGGATCAGGGCGCCGAAGTGGTGCCGGTACTGACCAAGGCTGGCGAGGAATTTGTGACCCCTTTGTCAGTCTCGGCGCTGGCCGGGCAGGCGGTGCATCGGGATCTGTTTGATCTGACAGCTGAGGCTGAAATGGGCCATATCCAGCTGTCCCGCAGCGCCGATCTCTTGGTGGTTGCCCCGGCGACCGCAGACCTGATGGCCAAGATGGCCAATGGTCACGCCAATGATCTGGCCTCAACCCTGCTGCTGGCAACCGATACGCCAGTTTTGCTGGCGCCTGCGATGAACGTGCGTATGTGGCAGCACCCCGCGACCCAGCGCAATCTTGAGATACTGCTGGAGGATGGCATCACATGCGTCGGCCCCGATGAGGGCGGCATGGCCTGTGGCGAGTTTGGCCCCGGTCGCCTGGCAGAGCCTGTGGCGATTGTGGCCGCTATCACGGCGCGTCTGACGGTTGGTCCGCTGTCCGGTCGCCGCATCGTTGTGACCTCTGGTCCGACACATGAGCCCATCGACCCGGTGCGCTACATCGCCAACCGTTCGTCCGGGGCGCAGGGCACAGCGCTGGCCCGTGCTCTGCGCGATCTGGGCGCTGAGGTGGTCTTCATCACAGGCCCTGCCAGCGTCGCGCCGCCCGACGGGGTTGAGGTGGTGGCAGTGGAGACCGCGCAGGAGATGGCCGACGCGGTGAACGCCGCCCTGCCTGCGGATGCCGGAGTCTTTGCCGCTGCTGTGGCCGATTGGCGGGTCACCAGCGCCTCTGATCGCAAGCTGAAGAAATCGAAGGATGGCCTGCCGGAGATGGAATTTGCCGAAAATTCGGACATCCTCAAAACCGTGTCGCATCTGGATGAGGGGCGGCCGAGACTTGTTGTGGGGTTTGCGGCAGAAACCAATGATGTGGTGGAAAACGCGACCGCCAAGCGGCTGCGCAAGGGCTGTGACTGGATCGTGGCCAATGATGTCTCCCCGGCGACGGGTATCATGGGGGGCAGCGAAAACGCGGTTGTGCTGATCTCCGATCAAGGCGCAGAGAGCTGGCCCCGCATGGGGAAGGATACTGTGGCCCGCCAATTGGCCGACCGTATTGCGGCAGCCTTGACTGACTAG
- a CDS encoding ChaN family lipoprotein, whose product MTNHSNFISKGAPNTGRAFFICAAALRLTALVGLVSAAAIIGTARADQPVSQTAQTATAATSVLDLVPRLTDADVVFLGEAHDNPAHHQVQAELIAALAPAAVVWEMITPAQAAGLTPDLLRDGPALAEALDWAQSGWPDFALYQPVFAAGHGAAHVGALVPRADTRRAMEIGVAAFFGPDAAQYGLTDPLPEAQQSQREADQLANHCNAMPPEMLPVLVNLQRLRDAALARAVVIALQQPDYDRSKGPVVVITGNGHARLDRGAPVALRQVRPDLRIAALGQSEDSQIAGEFNVVLDTVAISRPDPCLTFQ is encoded by the coding sequence ATGACAAACCATAGTAATTTTATCAGCAAAGGCGCGCCCAATACCGGACGCGCCTTTTTCATCTGCGCGGCGGCGCTACGCCTCACGGCCCTCGTCGGCCTTGTCTCTGCCGCCGCAATCATCGGTACCGCCCGCGCAGATCAACCGGTCAGCCAGACCGCCCAGACAGCGACGGCAGCGACCTCCGTTTTAGACTTGGTGCCACGGCTCACGGACGCGGATGTGGTGTTTCTGGGAGAGGCGCATGACAATCCGGCCCATCATCAGGTTCAGGCGGAGTTGATCGCCGCGCTAGCGCCGGCTGCCGTAGTTTGGGAAATGATCACCCCGGCGCAGGCTGCCGGACTGACCCCGGATCTGTTGCGGGATGGTCCTGCATTGGCGGAGGCGCTGGACTGGGCGCAGTCCGGCTGGCCGGATTTCGCACTCTACCAGCCGGTTTTTGCGGCGGGCCACGGGGCCGCGCACGTCGGGGCCTTGGTGCCCCGCGCGGACACCCGCCGCGCGATGGAGATTGGGGTGGCTGCCTTTTTCGGCCCGGACGCGGCGCAATATGGCCTGACGGATCCGCTGCCAGAGGCGCAGCAATCCCAGCGGGAGGCGGATCAGCTGGCCAATCATTGCAACGCCATGCCACCTGAAATGCTGCCGGTGCTGGTCAATTTGCAGCGACTGCGGGACGCGGCGCTGGCTCGGGCCGTTGTGATTGCACTGCAGCAGCCAGATTATGACAGATCCAAGGGTCCTGTTGTTGTCATCACAGGCAATGGGCACGCACGGCTGGATCGTGGCGCTCCGGTGGCGCTGCGCCAGGTGCGTCCTGATCTGCGTATTGCGGCCCTTGGCCAGTCCGAAGACAGCCAGATCGCGGGTGAGTTCAATGTGGTTCTGGACACGGTTGCCATCAGCCGCCCGGATCCCTGTCTGACGTTCCAATAG
- a CDS encoding RNA polymerase factor sigma-32, translating to MALDTMIENPLPKRAMKAELLDAETELQLAYAWRDERDVQALHRLINAYMRLAISMASKFRRYGAPMNDLIQEAGLGLMKAADKFDPDRGVRFSTYAVWWIKASIQDYVMRNWSMVRTGSTSSQKSLFFNMRRVQAQLERQAQSDGARLDKHQLHQQIATEIGVPLRDVQMMDGRLAGSDFSLNAVQSSEDEGREWIEALEDDSAQAAELVEESHDTRQLRDWLVEAMQALNERERFIITERKLREKPRTLESLGNELDLSKERVRQLEAGAFQKMRKSLETCSREVQNFLL from the coding sequence ATGGCACTTGATACCATGATCGAAAACCCGTTGCCCAAGCGGGCAATGAAGGCGGAATTACTGGATGCAGAGACGGAGCTGCAACTGGCTTATGCCTGGCGGGATGAACGTGACGTGCAGGCGCTGCACCGGTTGATCAACGCCTATATGCGCCTTGCGATCTCTATGGCGTCAAAGTTCCGGCGCTATGGTGCGCCGATGAATGATCTCATCCAGGAGGCCGGTTTGGGCCTGATGAAGGCTGCTGATAAATTCGATCCGGACCGGGGGGTGCGCTTTTCCACCTACGCGGTTTGGTGGATCAAAGCCTCCATTCAGGATTATGTGATGCGCAATTGGTCGATGGTGCGGACCGGATCGACCTCCTCTCAGAAATCTTTGTTCTTTAATATGCGTCGGGTGCAGGCGCAGCTGGAGCGCCAGGCACAATCTGACGGTGCGCGGCTGGACAAGCATCAGCTGCATCAGCAGATCGCCACCGAAATCGGGGTACCGCTGCGGGATGTGCAGATGATGGATGGGCGATTGGCCGGGTCGGATTTCTCGCTGAATGCCGTGCAATCTTCCGAAGACGAGGGGCGGGAGTGGATTGAAGCGTTGGAAGATGACAGCGCACAGGCTGCTGAATTGGTCGAGGAAAGCCACGACACTCGGCAACTGCGGGATTGGCTGGTCGAGGCGATGCAGGCCCTGAACGAGCGTGAGCGTTTTATCATCACCGAACGCAAGCTACGGGAAAAACCACGCACATTGGAAAGCCTTGGCAATGAGCTGGATTTGTCCAAGGAGCGGGTGCGCCAGCTTGAGGCCGGGGCGTTTCAGAAAATGCGCAAATCGCTTGAAACATGCTCACGGGAAGTTCAAAACTTTCTCTTATGA
- a CDS encoding histidine phosphatase family protein, with translation MTADAITRLFLVRHGPTHAKSMVGWSDLPADLSDTAALDRLHGYLPPEALVVSSDLSRARDTATAIGRDRQRLKDHPDLREIHFGAWELRSWSEIDAEDPDRIRAYWETPGDVTPPGGESWNQVCARVNGAINGLIDTHRGRNLIVVGHFGQILTQIQRAERLTAEEAFSHRIDNLSVTELTHQGTDWEQGWGCGKINHIS, from the coding sequence ATGACCGCAGATGCAATCACCCGCCTGTTTCTGGTCCGCCACGGTCCGACCCATGCCAAATCAATGGTGGGCTGGTCTGATCTGCCCGCAGATCTGTCCGACACCGCCGCGCTGGACCGGCTGCATGGATATCTGCCCCCTGAGGCGCTGGTGGTGTCATCAGATCTCAGCCGGGCACGTGACACTGCCACAGCCATTGGCCGCGATCGGCAGCGGCTTAAGGACCATCCTGACCTGCGCGAGATCCATTTTGGCGCTTGGGAGTTGCGCAGCTGGAGCGAGATCGACGCCGAAGACCCCGACCGCATCCGCGCCTATTGGGAAACCCCCGGCGATGTGACCCCGCCCGGCGGCGAAAGCTGGAACCAGGTCTGCGCGCGGGTAAATGGCGCCATCAATGGGCTGATCGACACCCATCGCGGGCGCAATCTGATTGTGGTGGGCCATTTTGGCCAGATCCTGACACAGATCCAGCGGGCCGAGCGGCTGACTGCTGAGGAGGCCTTCTCGCACCGGATCGACAATCTGTCGGTCACGGAACTCACCCATCAGGGGACTGATTGGGAACAGGGGTGGGGCTGCGGTAAAATCAATCACATTTCGTGA
- the dut gene encoding dUTP diphosphatase: MVDIQVIYDDGADHDVPLPAYQTAEAAGADLRANLPDRGSLTLQPGARVLVATGLRLEIPQGYEVQIRPRSGLALKHGITLPNAPGTIDSDYRGPLGVIMMNAGDAPYTIAHGDRIAQMVVAPVVQARFRRVDALSDSARGTGGFGSTGQS; the protein is encoded by the coding sequence ATGGTTGATATTCAAGTGATATATGACGATGGCGCCGATCATGATGTCCCATTGCCCGCCTACCAGACTGCTGAGGCCGCAGGCGCGGATTTGCGCGCCAACCTGCCAGATCGCGGCAGTCTCACCTTGCAGCCGGGGGCGCGGGTGCTGGTGGCGACAGGGCTGCGGTTGGAGATCCCACAGGGTTACGAGGTGCAGATCCGCCCCCGCTCGGGCCTGGCGCTGAAACATGGCATCACATTGCCCAATGCGCCCGGCACGATCGACAGCGATTATCGCGGCCCTTTGGGGGTGATTATGATGAACGCAGGCGATGCGCCCTATACCATCGCGCATGGTGACCGTATTGCCCAGATGGTTGTGGCCCCGGTGGTGCAGGCCAGGTTCCGGCGTGTCGATGCGCTGTCCGACAGCGCGCGTGGCACTGGTGGCTTCGGCTCGACGGGGCAAAGCTGA